In Fusobacterium hwasookii, a single window of DNA contains:
- a CDS encoding NAD-dependent epimerase/dehydratase family protein: MKVLLTGATGFLGKYVIEELKNNSYQVVAFGRNEKVGKTLIDKNVEFFKGDIDNLDDLFKASQDCSAIIHAAALSTVWGRWEDFYNVNVLGTKNVVQVCEEKKLKLVFVSSPSIYAGVKDQLDVKEDEAPKENDLNYYIKSKIMAENIIKSSNLNYMIIRPRGLFGIGDTSIIPRLLELNKKIGIPLFVDGKQKVDITCVENVAYSLRLALENNKYSRQIYNITNDEPIEFKEILTLFFNEMGTEGKYLKWNYNLISPVVSFLKIFYKFFRIKKEPPITKYTLYLIKYSQTLNIEKAKKELGYHPKMSILEGVKKYVEHSRKNGRES, translated from the coding sequence ATGAAAGTTTTACTTACAGGAGCAACAGGATTTTTAGGAAAATATGTGATTGAAGAATTAAAAAATAATTCCTATCAAGTTGTTGCCTTTGGTAGAAATGAAAAAGTTGGAAAAACATTGATTGATAAAAATGTTGAATTCTTTAAAGGTGATATAGATAATTTAGATGATTTATTTAAAGCCTCTCAAGATTGCTCAGCTATTATACATGCTGCTGCACTTTCTACTGTTTGGGGAAGATGGGAAGATTTTTATAATGTAAATGTATTGGGGACAAAAAATGTTGTTCAAGTTTGTGAAGAAAAAAAATTAAAATTAGTTTTTGTTTCTTCTCCAAGTATTTATGCAGGAGTAAAAGACCAATTAGATGTTAAAGAAGACGAGGCACCAAAAGAAAATGATTTAAACTACTATATAAAAAGTAAAATTATGGCAGAAAATATAATTAAATCTTCTAATTTAAACTATATGATAATTCGTCCTCGTGGACTATTTGGAATAGGAGATACAAGTATAATACCAAGACTTTTAGAATTAAATAAAAAAATTGGTATTCCTCTTTTTGTTGATGGAAAACAAAAGGTTGATATAACTTGTGTTGAAAATGTTGCTTATTCTTTAAGATTAGCATTAGAAAATAATAAGTATTCAAGACAAATATATAATATTACAAATGATGAGCCAATAGAGTTTAAAGAAATTTTGACTTTATTTTTTAATGAAATGGGGACAGAAGGAAAATATTTAAAATGGAATTATAATTTAATTTCACCTGTAGTTTCATTTTTAAAGATATTCTATAAATTCTTTAGAATAAAAAAAGAACCCCCTATTACAAAGTATACTTTATATTTAATCAAGTATAGCCAAACCTTAAATATTGAGAAGGCAAAAAAAGAATTAGGTTATCATCCAAAGATGTCTATACTAGAAGGAGTTAAAAAATATGTTGAACACAGCAGAAAAAATGGTAGAGAAAGTTAA
- a CDS encoding MBL fold metallo-hydrolase — MLNTAEKMVEKVNYFACGYCANDLKRVFKDFNKTIVNFYAGVFLIKHKKMGYILYDTGYSMDILKNNLKYFLYRFANPITLKREDMIDYQLKEKGIDKEDIKYIIISHLHPDHIGGLKFFPNSYLILTKTCYNDYKLKKDSLLIFNELLPNDFEDRLILIDDYKKNSLFPYKDSFDLFSDLSMLIVEVNGHTKGQACLYMPDSNIFIAADVCWGTEYLAFTDKMKWLPRKIQNNFEEYKKGSDLLKTLIENNISVIVSHDKKEKIFNILENQ; from the coding sequence ATGTTGAACACAGCAGAAAAAATGGTAGAGAAAGTTAATTATTTTGCCTGTGGTTATTGTGCTAATGATTTAAAAAGAGTTTTTAAAGATTTTAATAAAACAATAGTTAATTTCTATGCAGGAGTTTTTTTAATTAAACATAAAAAAATGGGCTATATACTATATGATACAGGTTATTCTATGGATATTTTGAAAAATAATCTAAAATATTTTTTATATAGGTTTGCTAACCCTATCACTTTGAAAAGAGAAGATATGATAGATTATCAACTTAAAGAAAAAGGTATAGATAAAGAAGATATAAAATATATTATTATTTCACATCTACACCCTGACCATATTGGTGGCTTAAAATTTTTTCCAAATTCTTACCTAATCTTAACCAAAACTTGTTACAATGATTATAAGTTAAAAAAAGATAGTCTTTTAATTTTTAATGAATTGTTACCTAATGATTTTGAAGATAGGTTAATACTGATAGATGATTATAAAAAAAATAGCCTATTTCCTTATAAGGATAGTTTTGATTTATTTTCTGATTTATCAATGTTAATTGTTGAAGTAAATGGACATACTAAAGGACAGGCTTGTTTATATATGCCAGATAGTAATATATTTATTGCTGCTGATGTATGTTGGGGAACAGAGTATTTAGCCTTTACTGATAAAATGAAATGGCTTCCTAGAAAAATTCAAAATAATTTTGAAGAATATAAAAAAGGTAGTGATTTATTAAAAACATTAATAGAGAATAATATTTCAGTTATTGTCAGCCATGATAAGAAAGAAAAAATTTTTAACATATTGGAAAATCAATAA
- a CDS encoding F390 synthetase-related protein — MKKIFKIISTFIKVRYFSKWTSRDKLLEYQKKQVEKHLKFLKENSPYFEKHEITKDFTMNKTFMMTNFDELNTLGVKKDEAMDVALNSEKTRNFNQKYKNISVGLSSGTSGHRGMFITTPEEQGIWAGTILAKMLPKNNIFGHKIAFFLRADNDLYKTINSFLISLEYFDTFKNIDEHIERLNKYKPSMIVAPPSLLLILAKNIEEGKLNISPKRVISVAEILEKADEEYIKKQFKLNIIHQIYQATEGFLACTCEYGHLHLNEDLIKFEKKYIDEKRFYPIITDFRRTSQPFINYYLNDILVESTEPCECGSILQRIEKIEGRSDDIFKFVNKFGKEIVVFPDFIRRTILFVENIREYQVFQINSSLLEIAILNINEEQKELIRKEFNKLFSSLEIENIEIKFIDYNIDRTKKLKRVVRKVVE; from the coding sequence ATGAAAAAAATATTTAAAATTATCTCAACTTTTATAAAGGTAAGGTATTTCAGCAAGTGGACATCAAGAGATAAACTTTTAGAATATCAAAAGAAACAAGTAGAAAAACATTTAAAGTTTTTAAAAGAGAATTCACCATATTTTGAAAAGCATGAAATTACAAAAGACTTTACTATGAATAAGACATTTATGATGACTAATTTTGATGAATTAAATACCTTAGGAGTAAAAAAAGATGAAGCAATGGATGTTGCTTTAAACAGTGAAAAAACTAGAAATTTTAATCAAAAATACAAAAATATTTCAGTAGGACTATCTTCTGGAACATCTGGGCATAGAGGAATGTTTATCACAACTCCAGAAGAGCAAGGAATATGGGCAGGTACTATCCTTGCTAAGATGCTTCCTAAAAATAATATTTTTGGACATAAAATAGCATTTTTTCTAAGAGCAGACAATGACTTATACAAAACTATAAATTCATTTTTAATAAGTTTAGAGTATTTTGATACTTTTAAAAATATTGATGAACATATAGAAAGGTTGAATAAATATAAGCCTTCTATGATAGTTGCTCCTCCATCTTTACTTTTAATATTAGCTAAGAATATTGAAGAAGGAAAATTGAATATTTCTCCAAAAAGAGTTATTTCTGTTGCTGAGATTTTAGAAAAAGCTGATGAAGAATATATTAAAAAGCAATTTAAACTGAATATAATACATCAGATTTACCAAGCAACTGAAGGATTTTTAGCTTGTACTTGTGAATATGGACATTTACATCTAAATGAAGATTTAATAAAGTTTGAAAAGAAATATATTGATGAAAAAAGATTTTATCCAATAATTACTGACTTTAGAAGAACTAGTCAACCTTTTATCAATTATTATCTTAATGACATTTTAGTTGAGTCAACAGAGCCTTGTGAATGTGGTTCAATCTTACAAAGAATTGAAAAAATTGAAGGACGTTCAGATGATATTTTTAAATTTGTTAATAAATTTGGTAAAGAAATTGTAGTATTTCCTGATTTTATTAGAAGAACTATACTATTTGTTGAAAATATAAGAGAATATCAAGTTTTTCAGATAAATAGTAGTCTATTAGAGATTGCTATTTTAAATATAAATGAAGAACAAAAGGAATTAATAAGAAAAGAATTTAATAAATTATTCTCTTCTTTAGAAATTGAAAATATAGAAATCAAATTTATAGACTATAACATAGATAGAACTAAAAAATTAAAAAGAGTAGTGAGGAAGGTAGTAGAATGA